A genomic segment from Armatimonadota bacterium encodes:
- the nuoB gene encoding NADH-quinone oxidoreductase subunit B, producing the protein MAKRIVEISAHDSTTPQMPGLQQQGNILLAKLEDLVRWGRVNSLWPLTFGLACCAIEMMSTVSARFDISRFGSEVFRPSPRQADVMIVAGRVSKKMGPVLRQLYDQMPNPKWVISMGACASCGGVFNNYAILQGVDQIVPVDVYVPGCPPSPDALLYGLLQLQRKIRQQHRGMILELIPRKQEEVSVE; encoded by the coding sequence ATGGCGAAGCGCATTGTGGAGATATCCGCGCACGATTCCACCACCCCGCAGATGCCCGGTTTGCAGCAGCAGGGGAACATCCTGCTGGCGAAGCTGGAGGACCTGGTGCGCTGGGGGCGGGTGAACAGCCTGTGGCCGCTCACCTTTGGGCTGGCGTGCTGCGCGATTGAGATGATGTCTACCGTATCTGCACGATTCGACATCTCTCGCTTCGGCTCGGAGGTCTTTCGCCCCAGCCCAAGGCAGGCGGATGTGATGATTGTGGCGGGGCGAGTATCCAAGAAGATGGGACCTGTCCTGCGCCAGCTGTACGACCAGATGCCCAACCCCAAGTGGGTCATTTCGATGGGAGCGTGCGCCTCCTGTGGTGGCGTCTTCAATAACTACGCGATTCTGCAGGGGGTAGACCAGATTGTGCCGGTGGACGTCTACGTGCCCGGTTGTCCACCCTCGCCGGACGCCTTGCTCTATGGTCTGTTACAGCTGCAGCGCAAGATACGCCAGCAACACCGGGGGATGATTCTCGAACTGATCCCCCGCAAGCAGGAGGAGGTGTCCGTCGAATGA
- the crtB gene encoding phytoene synthase, whose translation MMESHLVADYRYCQAVQRRFGKSYYFATRFFPPDLRPHVHALYAFVRLPDQGVDEPNSTSTEKIARYIDQYERTLQRALAGQWVEEPVLRAFAHTAKRFAIPERYMHDFLNSMRQDLYRTRYRTYSELQEYMWGSAAVVGAMMLCLFRCHQESVLAPATRMGEAMQMTNFLRDVGEDWRRGRIYLPQEDMQRFGVTEQDIAEGRLSEPVLHLLRFEIERTRKLYAEAERGIPLLPCEYRYPVLLGSRLYARILDRIESNRYDVFRHRAHTSLLEKMQIAWQCRQEIAKQKPLSRWERGSG comes from the coding sequence TCCCACCTGACCTGCGTCCTCATGTGCACGCGCTCTATGCATTCGTACGCCTGCCCGACCAGGGGGTGGACGAACCGAACAGTACAAGCACCGAGAAAATCGCCCGCTACATCGACCAATACGAACGAACCCTGCAGCGCGCCCTTGCCGGGCAGTGGGTAGAGGAACCGGTGCTGCGCGCCTTCGCGCATACCGCCAAACGGTTCGCGATCCCCGAAAGGTATATGCACGACTTCCTGAACTCCATGCGCCAGGACCTCTACCGCACCCGCTACCGCACCTATTCCGAACTGCAAGAGTATATGTGGGGTAGTGCGGCGGTAGTGGGGGCGATGATGCTGTGCCTGTTCCGTTGCCACCAGGAGTCCGTCTTAGCACCTGCGACGCGCATGGGCGAGGCGATGCAAATGACGAACTTCTTGCGCGATGTCGGTGAAGACTGGCGCAGAGGCAGGATTTACCTGCCGCAGGAAGACATGCAGCGATTCGGCGTGACCGAGCAGGACATCGCGGAAGGCAGGCTCTCTGAGCCGGTTCTCCATCTCCTGCGCTTCGAGATAGAACGCACGCGGAAACTGTATGCGGAAGCGGAAAGAGGCATCCCCCTGCTTCCCTGTGAATACCGCTATCCCGTGCTGTTGGGCAGTCGTCTCTATGCCCGCATTCTAGATCGGATCGAAAGCAACCGCTACGACGTTTTTCGACACAGAGCGCATACCAGTCTGCTGGAGAAGATGCAGATTGCGTGGCAGTGCCGCCAGGAGATAGCCAAACAGAAACCCCTCTCCCGGTGGGAGAGGGGTTCGGGGTGA
- the citZ gene encoding citrate synthase 2, translating into MIAAKGLEDVVAGVSSICDVNGQTGQLIYRGYDIDDLAQYATFEEVIYLLWYGKLPNKTEYEQLREQLVANRELPVQVMKLLFDLPPRANPMHLLRTVVSALALYDPDASDNSPEANLRKAIRLAARIPTIITSIERIRNGELPLKNNPELSHAANYLYTLKGTVPDELSVRAMEVALILQADHEFNASTFTARVITSTLSDMYSAVVGAIGALAGPLHGGANERVMRMLIDIGDVSRAEDYVKGLLMQKQRVMGFGHRVYKTEDPRAKHLKRLSRELGERQNNLKWYLISEKVEEVMLREKGLYCNVDFYSASVQYMLGIPIDMFTPLFASSRIVGWTAHVMEQMADNRLIRPRAEYVGPRNLLWVPMEERE; encoded by the coding sequence ATGATTGCTGCAAAAGGGTTGGAAGATGTCGTTGCCGGGGTCTCTTCCATTTGTGATGTCAATGGTCAGACGGGACAGTTAATTTACCGCGGCTATGACATCGATGACCTGGCACAGTATGCTACTTTCGAGGAAGTGATCTACCTGCTGTGGTATGGCAAGCTCCCCAATAAGACAGAGTATGAACAGTTGAGGGAGCAGCTGGTAGCCAACAGGGAGTTGCCGGTACAGGTGATGAAGTTGTTATTTGATTTGCCTCCGCGTGCCAATCCGATGCATCTGTTGCGCACGGTCGTTTCCGCGCTGGCTTTGTATGACCCAGATGCGAGCGATAATTCGCCCGAAGCGAACCTGCGCAAAGCAATTCGTCTCGCGGCACGCATCCCGACGATTATCACCTCCATCGAGCGCATTCGGAATGGTGAACTGCCTCTGAAGAACAATCCTGAACTGAGCCATGCGGCAAACTATCTCTACACCCTGAAGGGCACGGTACCCGACGAGCTGAGCGTGCGTGCGATGGAGGTTGCGCTGATTCTGCAGGCAGACCATGAATTCAACGCTTCCACCTTCACCGCTCGCGTGATTACCTCCACGCTTTCGGACATGTATTCGGCGGTGGTCGGGGCAATCGGTGCCCTGGCGGGTCCCTTACATGGTGGGGCAAACGAACGCGTCATGCGCATGCTGATTGACATCGGTGATGTCTCTCGTGCGGAGGACTATGTGAAGGGGTTGCTGATGCAAAAGCAGCGCGTGATGGGGTTCGGGCATCGGGTGTACAAGACGGAGGACCCACGCGCCAAACACCTGAAACGACTCTCACGCGAACTCGGCGAGCGTCAGAACAATCTCAAGTGGTACCTCATCTCCGAGAAAGTGGAAGAGGTGATGCTGCGCGAGAAAGGGCTCTACTGCAACGTGGATTTCTACTCCGCGTCGGTACAGTACATGCTGGGCATTCCTATTGACATGTTCACACCCCTCTTCGCGAGCAGCCGCATTGTTGGCTGGACAGCGCACGTTATGGAGCAGATGGCGGACAACCGCCTGATTCGCCCGCGTGCGGAGTACGTGGGACCACGCAACCTGCTGTGGGTGCCGATGGAGGAACGCGAATAG
- a CDS encoding ornithine cyclodeaminase produces the protein MAFFLTEAQVSSLLTMPEALDAVERAFAAEGQAEVLNNPRQRLYLPDGVFHIMSAAVLSEGVFGFKAYASFAPKTRFLFFLYDADNGNLLCLMEADRLGQMRTGAASGVATRYMARHDARTLGILGAGWQAQTQVEAICAVRPIARVKVYSRHPERREQFAEMMSQRLGVSVVPADTAEEATRGSAVVVCATTAREPVLFGEWLDDGTHVNAIGANAFSRRELDVSVFSRCQTVAVDDREQAKVESGEIITAVEARKLNWRQVLELADIVAGRAPGRTDPAEVTLFKSLGVALEDVAVAHVVYRKALAQGVGQALPF, from the coding sequence ATGGCGTTCTTCCTGACAGAAGCCCAGGTGAGCAGTTTACTGACGATGCCTGAGGCGCTGGACGCGGTAGAGCGGGCTTTCGCTGCAGAAGGACAGGCGGAAGTGCTCAACAACCCGCGCCAGCGTCTCTATTTGCCTGATGGCGTGTTCCACATCATGAGCGCGGCGGTGCTCAGCGAAGGCGTGTTCGGCTTCAAGGCGTATGCCTCCTTTGCCCCCAAGACGCGCTTCCTCTTCTTCCTCTACGACGCCGACAACGGCAACCTGTTGTGCTTGATGGAAGCCGACCGGCTGGGACAAATGCGCACAGGAGCGGCATCGGGGGTGGCTACGCGGTATATGGCGAGACACGATGCCCGCACGCTGGGCATTCTCGGTGCAGGCTGGCAGGCTCAGACGCAGGTGGAAGCGATATGTGCGGTGCGCCCCATTGCCCGCGTGAAGGTATACTCGCGCCATCCGGAAAGGCGTGAGCAGTTCGCCGAGATGATGAGCCAGAGATTGGGCGTTTCGGTGGTGCCGGCGGATACCGCCGAAGAGGCTACGCGGGGAAGTGCCGTTGTGGTGTGCGCCACCACAGCACGCGAACCTGTATTGTTCGGGGAGTGGCTGGACGACGGCACACACGTCAACGCCATCGGGGCAAATGCTTTCTCGCGCCGGGAACTGGATGTGAGCGTGTTCTCACGATGCCAGACGGTGGCGGTGGACGACCGCGAGCAGGCGAAGGTGGAATCGGGCGAGATCATCACCGCCGTCGAGGCGCGCAAGCTGAACTGGCGACAGGTGCTGGAACTGGCGGACATCGTCGCCGGGCGTGCTCCGGGGCGCACTGACCCTGCTGAAGTGACGCTGTTTAAGAGCCTGGGCGTGGCTCTGGAGGACGTCGCGGTGGCGCACGTGGTATATCGCAAAGCGCTGGCACAGGGTGTGGGGCAAGCCTTACCTTTTTAG
- the nuoI gene encoding NADH-quinone oxidoreductase subunit I, with protein sequence MITQVAKRFVKTVLPLAQGLSITFRHQPPFQEPITVEYPEQKRPMYPRTRWRHVLRRYDNGLERCIGCSLCAGACPARCIYVEAAENTDENRYSPGERYATRYEINMLRCIFCGYCQEACPTGAIVLRDDYELADYHRSDFIYTKEMLLEPIPAPQEE encoded by the coding sequence ATGATTACCCAGGTGGCAAAGCGATTTGTGAAGACGGTGCTTCCCCTGGCGCAGGGGCTGAGCATCACCTTCCGGCACCAGCCTCCTTTCCAGGAGCCCATTACGGTGGAGTATCCGGAACAGAAGCGACCGATGTACCCCCGCACGCGCTGGCGGCATGTCCTGCGTCGCTACGATAACGGGCTGGAGCGATGCATCGGCTGTTCTCTGTGCGCCGGTGCTTGTCCGGCACGCTGTATCTACGTGGAAGCGGCTGAGAACACCGATGAGAACCGATATTCACCCGGAGAGCGATACGCCACACGCTACGAAATCAACATGTTGCGCTGTATCTTCTGCGGCTACTGTCAGGAAGCGTGTCCAACAGGTGCGATTGTGCTGCGCGACGACTATGAACTTGCCGACTATCACCGCAGTGACTTCATTTACACCAAAGAGATGCTTCTGGAACCGATACCTGCGCCCCAAGAGGAATGA
- a CDS encoding serine protease, which translates to MRAQPRAWVFTLMILFSVALGAFLGTAFQKPVITLAQGGMRTVSATASVSKAEALSAAEAMESAFVRVAEEVSPAVVTIYARKTVTRPSLRLEIPDDIPLPFGFRRDSRAPETVPIPTRGVGSGVIVRSDGYILTNDHVVAGADRVEVALSDGRRLEGKVMRDFRSDIAVVKVNATGLPTAKLGDSDSVRVGQWAIALGSPFDKQNSMTVGVVSALGRRESIGSLTQGQRYYPNLIQTDASINPGNSGGPLLNIRGEVIGINTAIESPTGSFAGIGFAVPINTARFVMEQLITRGKVVRGFFGVMPADVTPEDAQRLKVKQGALITSVTEGSPAAQAGIQVEDVVVEYNGKPVRGEVDFRDMVARTEPGTVVPVKIVRNGREMTVRVKVGEAPEVDAQTRQREQPQESGRKLGISIERLTPELAERYKLPRNTQGVVITEVVPGSAADDAGLAAGDVILQVDGQRVTSVDEVHRIVSSRKSGDTIIFIVRTNTDEGAITRRVRVEMP; encoded by the coding sequence ATGAGGGCTCAGCCTCGTGCATGGGTCTTTACTCTGATGATTCTGTTCAGTGTGGCGTTGGGTGCGTTCCTCGGAACCGCTTTTCAGAAGCCGGTGATTACCCTGGCACAGGGTGGCATGCGCACCGTGTCTGCGACAGCCAGCGTCTCCAAAGCGGAGGCGCTCAGCGCGGCAGAGGCGATGGAAAGCGCGTTCGTGCGGGTGGCGGAAGAGGTGTCGCCGGCGGTGGTGACCATCTACGCCCGAAAGACCGTCACCCGGCCCAGCCTGCGCTTGGAGATACCGGACGACATTCCGCTGCCATTTGGTTTCCGAAGGGATAGTCGTGCGCCCGAAACCGTGCCTATTCCCACGCGGGGTGTCGGTTCTGGCGTCATTGTGCGTAGCGACGGCTATATCCTGACCAATGACCACGTCGTTGCCGGAGCAGACCGCGTGGAGGTAGCGTTGAGCGATGGGCGCAGGCTGGAAGGCAAAGTGATGCGCGACTTCCGCAGCGACATCGCGGTTGTCAAAGTGAACGCGACGGGATTGCCCACCGCCAAGCTGGGCGACTCGGATTCGGTGCGCGTGGGACAGTGGGCGATTGCGCTGGGTAGCCCCTTTGACAAGCAAAACTCCATGACCGTTGGCGTGGTCAGCGCACTCGGCCGACGCGAGTCCATCGGCAGCCTCACGCAGGGACAGCGCTACTACCCGAACCTGATCCAGACGGACGCCTCTATCAACCCGGGCAACTCGGGTGGTCCCCTGTTGAACATTCGCGGCGAGGTAATCGGCATCAACACCGCCATCGAGTCGCCGACCGGCAGCTTCGCGGGCATCGGCTTCGCTGTGCCCATCAATACCGCCCGCTTCGTGATGGAGCAGCTCATCACGCGCGGTAAAGTGGTGCGAGGATTCTTCGGCGTGATGCCTGCAGATGTCACGCCCGAGGACGCCCAGCGACTGAAGGTGAAGCAAGGTGCGCTGATTACCTCGGTCACCGAAGGCTCACCGGCGGCGCAGGCGGGCATCCAGGTTGAAGACGTGGTGGTGGAGTATAACGGCAAGCCGGTGCGGGGCGAGGTAGACTTCCGCGATATGGTCGCGCGCACCGAGCCGGGTACTGTGGTGCCAGTGAAAATCGTGCGTAACGGGCGCGAGATGACCGTGCGCGTGAAAGTGGGCGAAGCACCGGAGGTGGATGCGCAGACGCGCCAGCGGGAGCAGCCGCAGGAGAGCGGTCGCAAGCTGGGCATCAGTATCGAGAGGCTCACCCCAGAACTGGCGGAGCGTTACAAGCTGCCGCGCAATACGCAGGGCGTGGTGATTACCGAGGTGGTGCCCGGCAGCGCGGCGGACGATGCAGGGTTGGCTGCTGGCGATGTGATTCTGCAGGTGGACGGCCAGCGAGTAACCAGCGTAGACGAAGTACACCGCATCGTTTCCAGCCGCAAGTCGGGTGACACCATTATCTTCATCGTGCGCACCAACACCGATGAGGGCGCGATTACCCGTCGCGTGCGTGTAGAAATGCCTTGA